The Methylomagnum ishizawai genome has a window encoding:
- the nfi gene encoding deoxyribonuclease V (cleaves DNA at apurinic or apyrimidinic sites) — MRIHHEHPWNLDPKAAIALQNQLRRLVKIEDELPADIRRVAGVDVGFEDGGKVTRAAVAVLDYPGLGLIESSIARLPTAFPYVPGLLSFREVPAILKALAGLAVLPDLLLVDGQGYAHPRRLGIACHLGLLTDLPSIGAGKTRLCGRHEEVPDVKGAWVPLRDKEETLGAVLRTRRGVQPIYVSAGHRIGLATAVEWVLRCTGRFRLPETTRQAHRLASG; from the coding sequence ATGCGAATCCACCATGAACACCCCTGGAACCTCGATCCCAAAGCCGCGATAGCCCTGCAAAACCAACTGCGTAGGTTGGTGAAGATCGAGGACGAACTGCCCGCCGATATCCGGCGCGTGGCGGGTGTGGATGTGGGGTTCGAGGACGGGGGCAAAGTGACGCGGGCGGCGGTGGCGGTGCTGGACTATCCCGGACTCGGCTTGATCGAAAGCAGCATCGCCCGCTTGCCGACCGCGTTCCCCTATGTGCCGGGCCTCCTGTCCTTCCGCGAGGTGCCCGCCATCCTCAAGGCGCTGGCGGGCTTGGCGGTGTTGCCGGATTTATTGCTGGTGGATGGCCAGGGCTACGCCCATCCGCGCCGCTTGGGGATCGCCTGCCACCTCGGGCTATTGACCGACCTGCCCAGCATCGGCGCCGGCAAGACCCGGCTTTGTGGCAGGCATGAGGAAGTCCCGGATGTGAAAGGGGCTTGGGTGCCGCTGCGGGATAAAGAGGAAACCCTCGGCGCGGTGTTGCGTACCCGGCGGGGGGTACAGCCGATCTATGTCTCGGCGGGGCATAGGATAGGTTTGGCAACGGCGGTGGAATGGGTGCTGCGTTGCACCGGGCGGTTCCGCCTGCCCGAGACGACGCGGCAGGCGCACCGCCTCGCCTCGGGCTGA
- a CDS encoding PilT/PilU family type 4a pilus ATPase yields MKFQAYLKLLVYKDGSDLYLTANAPPAAKFQGKLTPIDNLMMTDESIREIAHSIMDAEQRREFEHRPEMNLAITEPGVGRFRVNIFKQRNAYAMVVRNIKVKIPSLEELGLPETLKSVIMEKRGLVLFVGGTGSGKSTSLAALIDYRNTHSAGHIITIEDPIEFIHPHKKSLVNQREVGVDTQSYEDALKNTLRQAPDVILIGEIRSQDTMEYALAFAETGHLCLSTLHANNANQALDRIINFFPEERRNQLLMDLSLNLRAFISQRLVPTVDGKRAAAIEILLGTPLVSDLIRKGEVHTIREVMEKSEGVGMQTFDNHLVRMYRQGLIGEETAIKNADSANNVRLKINLGQPRMVEPEEEAPPEAAPAPGNKAETPPPERPKPAPGRSGLSLEPIASEEETPAAAAALDEPSFEWKPAKPLNRPGG; encoded by the coding sequence ATGAAATTCCAAGCCTATCTCAAGCTCCTGGTCTACAAGGATGGTTCCGATCTTTACCTGACCGCCAACGCCCCGCCCGCCGCCAAGTTCCAGGGCAAGCTCACGCCCATCGACAATCTGATGATGACCGACGAGAGCATCCGCGAAATCGCCCATTCGATCATGGACGCCGAGCAGCGCCGCGAATTCGAGCATCGGCCCGAGATGAACCTCGCCATCACCGAGCCGGGCGTGGGGCGGTTCCGGGTCAATATCTTCAAGCAGCGCAACGCCTATGCCATGGTGGTGCGCAACATCAAGGTCAAGATTCCCAGCCTGGAGGAATTGGGCCTCCCCGAGACCCTCAAGAGCGTCATCATGGAGAAGCGCGGGCTGGTGCTGTTCGTCGGCGGCACGGGGTCGGGCAAATCGACCTCGCTGGCGGCCTTGATCGATTACCGCAACACCCATAGCGCCGGCCATATCATCACCATCGAAGACCCCATCGAGTTCATCCATCCGCACAAGAAGAGCCTGGTGAACCAGCGCGAGGTGGGGGTCGATACCCAGTCCTACGAGGACGCGCTCAAGAACACCCTCAGGCAAGCCCCGGACGTGATCCTGATCGGCGAAATCCGCTCCCAGGACACCATGGAATACGCCCTGGCCTTCGCCGAGACCGGGCATCTCTGCCTCTCGACCCTGCACGCCAACAACGCCAACCAAGCCCTGGACCGCATCATCAATTTCTTCCCCGAAGAGCGGCGCAACCAGTTGTTGATGGATTTGTCGCTGAACCTCAGGGCCTTCATTTCCCAGCGCCTGGTGCCGACGGTGGACGGCAAGCGCGCCGCCGCCATCGAAATCCTGCTGGGCACGCCCTTGGTGTCCGATTTGATCCGCAAGGGCGAGGTCCATACCATCCGCGAGGTGATGGAGAAGTCCGAGGGCGTGGGGATGCAGACCTTCGACAACCATCTGGTCCGCATGTACCGGCAGGGCTTGATCGGCGAGGAAACCGCGATCAAGAACGCCGATTCGGCCAACAATGTGCGGCTCAAGATCAACCTGGGCCAACCGCGGATGGTCGAGCCGGAGGAGGAAGCCCCGCCCGAGGCCGCGCCCGCGCCGGGCAACAAGGCCGAAACCCCGCCGCCCGAAAGACCCAAGCCCGCGCCGGGCCGTTCGGGCCTGAGTTTGGAACCCATCGCCAGCGAGGAGGAAACGCCCGCCGCCGCCGCCGCCCTCGACGAGCCCAGTTTTGAATGGAAGCCCGCCAAGCCCCTCAACCGGCCCGGCGGTTAG
- the prlC gene encoding oligopeptidase A gives MSNPLLESHDLPPFSRILPEQVVPAITQLLADNRAAIAALLEPGKTYTWDNLVEPLEDLDDKLNRAWSPVGHMNSVVNSDALREAYNACLPLLSEYATEVGQNEALYRAYRAIADGPEFARLDPAQRKIIDNALRDFRLSGVDLPPEQKDRYKDIAQELSKLTSQFQDNLMDATQAWTKHIEDESLLAGLPDSAKAMARQAAAAKELPGWLFTLEFPSYIAILTYADHRELRQEFYTAYATRASETGPNAGQFDNTELMERILALRHEEAGLLGFANFAELSLATKMAPSTDEVVAFLTDLAERSLPHARRDLAELKAFAAGHLGLADAQSWDLTYASEKLRQHKFDLSEEEVRTYFPAPKAVGGMFAVVEKLYGLSIQAVEGVEVWHPEVTFYEIHDRDGQKRGAFYLDLYARPKKRGGAWMDECLTRRRKGDAVQTPVAFLTCNFTPPTGDDPALLRHDEVLTLFHEFGHGLQHMLTQVDHLGVSGIHGVEWDAVELPSQFMENFCWEPEALALISGHYQTGEPLPQALLDKMTAARNFQSGMQMVRQLEFSLFDFRMHREYDPAQGGRVYAILDEVRKQVAVVVPPAFNRFPHSFSHIFAGGYAAGYYSYKWAEVLSSDAYSLFEENGVFDADTGRAFMENILETGGSRKAMDVFVAFRGREPNIDALLRHNGIAEAA, from the coding sequence ATGAGCAATCCCCTACTCGAATCCCACGACCTCCCGCCGTTTTCCCGCATCCTGCCCGAACAGGTGGTGCCCGCCATCACCCAGCTCCTGGCCGATAACCGCGCCGCCATCGCCGCCCTGTTGGAGCCGGGCAAGACCTACACCTGGGACAATCTGGTCGAGCCTTTGGAAGACCTGGACGATAAGCTGAACCGGGCCTGGTCGCCGGTCGGCCATATGAATTCGGTGGTCAATAGCGACGCGCTGCGCGAGGCTTATAACGCCTGCCTGCCCTTGCTCAGCGAATACGCCACCGAGGTCGGCCAGAACGAAGCCCTGTACCGGGCCTACCGCGCCATCGCCGACGGTCCCGAGTTCGCCCGCCTGGACCCGGCCCAACGCAAGATCATCGACAACGCCCTCCGCGATTTCCGCCTGTCCGGCGTTGATCTGCCGCCCGAGCAAAAGGACCGCTACAAGGACATCGCCCAGGAATTATCCAAGCTGACCAGCCAGTTCCAGGACAACCTGATGGACGCCACCCAAGCCTGGACCAAGCACATCGAAGATGAAAGCCTCCTGGCCGGGCTGCCCGATTCGGCCAAGGCCATGGCCCGCCAGGCCGCCGCCGCCAAGGAGTTGCCGGGCTGGTTGTTCACCCTGGAATTCCCGTCCTATATCGCCATCCTGACCTATGCCGACCACCGGGAACTCAGGCAGGAGTTCTATACCGCCTACGCCACGCGGGCATCCGAAACCGGGCCGAACGCGGGCCAGTTCGACAATACCGAGTTGATGGAGCGCATCCTGGCCTTGCGCCACGAGGAAGCCGGGTTGCTGGGTTTCGCCAATTTCGCCGAGCTGTCGCTGGCCACCAAGATGGCTCCTTCGACCGATGAGGTGGTGGCCTTCCTGACCGATCTGGCCGAACGTTCGCTGCCCCATGCCCGCCGCGATTTGGCCGAACTCAAAGCTTTCGCCGCCGGGCATCTGGGACTGGCCGATGCCCAATCCTGGGACTTGACCTACGCCAGCGAAAAGCTGCGCCAGCACAAATTCGATCTATCCGAAGAAGAAGTGCGGACTTATTTCCCCGCGCCCAAGGCGGTGGGTGGGATGTTCGCCGTGGTGGAAAAGCTGTACGGACTGAGCATACAGGCCGTCGAGGGCGTGGAGGTCTGGCACCCGGAAGTCACCTTCTACGAAATCCACGACCGCGACGGCCAGAAGCGCGGCGCGTTCTACCTGGATTTATACGCCCGTCCCAAGAAGCGCGGCGGGGCCTGGATGGACGAATGCCTGACCCGCCGCCGCAAGGGCGACGCGGTACAGACGCCGGTGGCTTTCCTGACCTGCAATTTCACCCCGCCGACCGGCGATGATCCGGCCTTGCTGCGCCACGACGAAGTGCTGACCCTGTTCCACGAATTCGGCCATGGTTTGCAGCATATGCTGACCCAGGTGGACCATCTGGGCGTGTCGGGTATCCATGGCGTGGAATGGGACGCGGTGGAACTCCCGAGCCAGTTCATGGAGAACTTCTGTTGGGAACCGGAAGCCCTGGCCCTGATTTCCGGCCATTACCAGACCGGCGAACCCTTGCCGCAAGCCCTGCTCGACAAGATGACCGCCGCCCGCAATTTCCAATCCGGGATGCAGATGGTGCGGCAGTTGGAATTCTCCTTGTTCGATTTCAGGATGCACCGCGAATACGATCCGGCCCAGGGCGGACGGGTCTACGCCATCCTGGACGAGGTGCGCAAGCAAGTCGCGGTGGTGGTGCCGCCCGCGTTCAACCGTTTCCCGCATAGCTTCTCGCATATCTTCGCGGGCGGTTACGCGGCGGGCTATTACAGCTACAAATGGGCGGAAGTCCTGTCCAGCGATGCCTATTCGCTGTTCGAGGAAAACGGCGTGTTCGATGCCGACACGGGCCGCGCCTTCATGGAGAACATCCTGGAAACCGGCGGCAGCCGCAAGGCGATGGATGTGTTCGTGGCCTTCCGGGGGCGCGAGCCGAATATCGATGCCTTGTTGCGGCATAACGGCATCGCCGAGGCGGCGTAA
- a CDS encoding HDOD domain-containing protein, which yields MGFLSRLFGAKHREPDSEISELVEASPERRVILPSARPPLPITLDILKRLFPIRNLDDDELGAYALERKAEVCGPGSILFRAGYPIKYVHYLLEGTVVMDVGQGTRYEIGADTAKARFPLCYGKHYTATAEAKTDVQILRVSAKIMSLGSTLTREIPHSLDADNLDIPEAVRESSLFQAFSQHYRDDELRVPSLPEVAARVGQAVREDVGLAEIARIVQLDPVIAARLVHIANSPLYLPSRPVVTCLDAVSRLGLLATRNLVMAFALKQVFRCKDEDLARIAQNHWRHSIHLSALCYVLAADNPGMNREEALLAGLLADIGAVPCLYFTENLPRTLWTPEEVEAILPRVRGPVGAYILKRWDFPPELGIIPQVAEDWYYDGGERLTLNDIVILSKLHSYIGTPQMAALPAINAIPACTKLKNQQLSPAYSLRVLHEAKDAIAQAMKFFEG from the coding sequence ATGGGATTCCTCAGCCGCCTGTTCGGGGCGAAACATCGAGAACCCGATTCCGAAATCTCCGAACTGGTGGAAGCCAGCCCGGAGCGCCGGGTGATCCTGCCCTCCGCACGGCCCCCCCTGCCCATCACCTTGGACATCCTCAAGCGGCTGTTCCCCATCCGCAACCTGGACGACGACGAATTGGGCGCCTACGCCCTGGAACGCAAGGCCGAGGTTTGCGGCCCCGGTTCCATCCTGTTCCGGGCGGGCTATCCCATCAAATATGTGCATTACCTGCTGGAGGGCACCGTCGTCATGGACGTGGGGCAGGGCACCCGCTACGAAATCGGCGCGGACACCGCCAAGGCCCGCTTCCCGCTGTGCTATGGCAAGCATTACACCGCCACCGCCGAAGCCAAGACCGATGTGCAAATCCTGCGGGTGTCGGCCAAGATCATGAGCCTGGGTTCGACCTTGACCCGGGAGATTCCCCATAGCCTGGACGCCGACAACCTGGATATCCCCGAAGCGGTGCGGGAAAGCTCCTTGTTCCAGGCGTTCAGCCAGCATTACCGCGACGATGAATTGCGCGTGCCCTCCCTGCCCGAGGTCGCCGCCAGGGTCGGCCAGGCGGTGCGGGAAGATGTCGGCCTGGCCGAGATCGCCCGCATCGTGCAACTCGACCCGGTGATCGCGGCGCGGCTGGTGCATATCGCCAATAGCCCCTTGTACCTGCCGTCCCGGCCCGTCGTGACCTGCTTGGACGCGGTCAGCCGCCTGGGGCTGCTCGCGACCCGCAACCTCGTCATGGCGTTCGCGCTCAAGCAGGTGTTCCGTTGCAAGGACGAAGACCTCGCCCGGATCGCGCAAAACCATTGGCGGCACAGCATCCATCTGTCGGCCCTGTGCTATGTGTTGGCGGCGGATAATCCGGGGATGAACCGGGAGGAAGCCTTGCTGGCCGGTTTGCTGGCCGATATCGGGGCGGTGCCCTGCCTTTATTTCACCGAGAACCTGCCCAGGACGCTATGGACCCCGGAAGAGGTCGAAGCCATCCTGCCCAGGGTACGCGGGCCGGTGGGGGCTTACATCCTCAAGCGCTGGGATTTCCCTCCGGAACTCGGCATCATTCCGCAGGTGGCGGAGGATTGGTATTACGACGGCGGCGAGCGGCTGACCCTGAACGATATCGTCATCCTGTCCAAGCTGCATTCCTATATCGGCACGCCCCAGATGGCCGCGCTGCCCGCCATCAACGCCATCCCGGCCTGCACCAAACTCAAGAACCAGCAACTTTCGCCCGCGTATTCGCTGCGCGTGCTGCACGAGGCCAAGGACGCCATCGCCCAGGCCATGAAATTTTTCGAGGGCTGA
- a CDS encoding putative bifunctional diguanylate cyclase/phosphodiesterase: protein MPQATRLLIVDDDPLTRTLIGGTLKTMGFDIAEAGDGLECLALFGSEPVDAVLLDVMMPGMDGFTACAELRKLPQGRHTPILIMTGLDDLESITRAFEAGATDFITKPINFPLLGHRVRYALKASDTTRRFADSERRLHRLAYFDSLTELPNREFFKEHLHYMVSLAAAKNSLLAVLFLDLDGFKRINDTLGHPLGDKVLRAAAERLRQSLRAGAAVGWSERFREGDALARLGGDEFTVLLSRIERAEDASLAAERIRTALGQALKIGGQELYTTVSIGIAVFPEDGGNADELLRNADLAMYYAKRDGGNAHRRFSGQMAAAVLKRMTLENLLRKAVERGELRLHYQPQFNINDGTVAGAETLLRWTNPELGMVSPAEFIPLAEDTGLIVPIGEWVLRNACAQAKAWRGQGLALPRMAVNVSAVQFLHKGFPDLVTRILEETGLEPRALELELTESALMQDADSATLALRTLKDIGVQLAIDDFGTGYSSLSRLKQFPIDRLKIDRSFVRDIETDADDAAIAVAVIAMASSMKLEVVAEGVETPGQLEFLRSRGCHEVQGFLLSRPLPAEQIAALLARPGARRAGSA, encoded by the coding sequence ATGCCACAAGCCACCCGCCTCCTGATCGTCGATGACGACCCGCTCACCCGGACCCTCATCGGCGGCACGCTCAAAACCATGGGATTCGATATCGCCGAGGCCGGCGATGGCCTGGAATGCCTCGCCCTGTTCGGGTCCGAGCCGGTAGACGCGGTGTTGCTGGATGTGATGATGCCCGGCATGGACGGCTTCACCGCCTGCGCCGAACTGCGGAAACTTCCCCAGGGCCGGCATACCCCCATACTCATCATGACCGGGCTGGACGATTTGGAATCCATCACCCGCGCCTTCGAGGCCGGGGCCACCGATTTCATCACCAAACCCATCAACTTCCCCCTGCTCGGCCACCGCGTGCGCTATGCGCTGAAAGCCAGCGACACCACCCGCCGCTTCGCCGACAGCGAACGCCGCCTGCACCGCCTCGCCTATTTCGACAGCCTCACCGAATTGCCCAACCGCGAGTTCTTCAAAGAGCACCTGCACTACATGGTGTCGCTGGCGGCGGCGAAAAACAGCCTGTTGGCGGTGTTGTTCCTGGACCTCGACGGCTTCAAACGCATCAACGACACCCTGGGCCATCCCCTGGGCGACAAGGTGCTCAGGGCCGCCGCCGAACGCCTGCGCCAGAGCCTCAGGGCCGGCGCGGCGGTGGGCTGGTCGGAACGCTTCCGGGAAGGCGACGCCCTGGCCCGGCTGGGCGGCGACGAATTCACCGTGCTGTTGTCCCGGATCGAACGGGCGGAGGACGCCTCCCTGGCCGCGGAGCGCATCCGCACCGCGCTGGGCCAAGCGCTCAAGATCGGCGGGCAGGAGCTTTACACCACCGTCAGCATCGGCATCGCGGTGTTCCCGGAAGACGGCGGCAACGCCGACGAACTGCTGCGCAACGCCGACCTCGCCATGTATTACGCCAAGCGCGACGGCGGCAACGCCCACCGCCGCTTCTCGGGGCAGATGGCGGCGGCGGTGCTGAAGCGCATGACCCTGGAAAACCTGCTCCGCAAGGCCGTCGAGCGCGGCGAGCTACGCCTGCACTACCAGCCCCAGTTCAACATCAACGACGGGACGGTCGCGGGCGCGGAAACCCTGCTGCGCTGGACCAACCCGGAACTGGGCATGGTGTCGCCCGCCGAGTTCATCCCGCTGGCGGAAGACACCGGCTTGATCGTGCCCATCGGCGAATGGGTGCTGCGCAACGCCTGCGCCCAGGCCAAGGCTTGGCGCGGCCAGGGCTTGGCCCTGCCCCGGATGGCGGTGAACGTCTCCGCCGTGCAATTCCTGCACAAGGGCTTCCCCGACCTCGTCACCCGCATCCTGGAGGAAACCGGCCTGGAACCCCGGGCCTTGGAACTGGAACTCACCGAAAGCGCCCTGATGCAGGACGCCGATAGCGCGACGCTGGCCCTGCGCACCCTCAAGGACATCGGTGTGCAGCTCGCCATCGACGATTTCGGGACCGGCTATTCCAGCCTGAGCCGCCTCAAGCAATTCCCCATCGACCGGCTCAAGATCGACCGCAGCTTCGTCCGCGATATCGAAACCGACGCCGACGACGCCGCCATCGCGGTCGCCGTCATCGCCATGGCTTCGAGCATGAAGCTGGAGGTGGTGGCCGAAGGCGTGGAAACCCCCGGCCAATTGGAGTTCCTGAGGAGCCGGGGTTGCCACGAGGTGCAGGGCTTCCTATTGAGCCGTCCCCTGCCCGCCGAACAGATCGCCGCGCTCCTGGCCCGGCCCGGCGCGCGGCGGGCGGGCAGCGCTTAG
- the mazG gene encoding nucleoside triphosphate pyrophosphohydrolase, translating to MQNTLRLLDIMARLRDPETGCPWDVQQDFASLVPYTLEEAYEVADAAERGDPEDLREELGDLLLQVVFHARIAEERGLFGFDDVAGAIADKLVRRHPHVFGGVVFDSDEARQRSWEASKQAERQEKGKAAPAPSVLDGLTDSLPALMAAQKLQKRAARHGFDWPEIGPVFDKVREELLELEEAQAAGDPGPIREEIGDLLFVVVNLARHFDVDAESALRDGNRKFSQRFRYIEERVAALGKTLDETTLAEMDALWDEAKRWGTRS from the coding sequence ATGCAAAACACCCTCCGCCTACTCGACATCATGGCCCGATTGCGCGACCCGGAAACCGGCTGCCCCTGGGATGTACAACAGGATTTCGCCAGCCTGGTCCCCTACACCCTGGAAGAAGCCTACGAAGTGGCCGATGCCGCCGAGCGTGGCGACCCCGAGGATTTGCGCGAGGAACTGGGCGATTTGCTGCTGCAAGTGGTCTTCCATGCCCGCATCGCCGAGGAACGCGGCCTGTTCGGCTTCGACGACGTGGCCGGGGCCATCGCCGATAAGCTGGTGCGCCGCCATCCCCATGTGTTCGGCGGTGTGGTGTTCGACAGCGACGAGGCGCGGCAGCGGTCTTGGGAGGCATCGAAACAGGCCGAGCGCCAGGAAAAGGGCAAGGCCGCGCCCGCCCCCAGCGTGCTGGACGGCCTGACCGATAGTCTCCCCGCCCTGATGGCGGCGCAGAAACTGCAAAAACGCGCCGCCCGCCATGGCTTCGATTGGCCCGAGATCGGGCCGGTGTTCGACAAGGTGCGCGAGGAATTGCTGGAATTGGAAGAAGCCCAAGCCGCGGGCGATCCCGGCCCGATCCGCGAGGAAATCGGCGATTTGCTGTTCGTGGTGGTGAATCTGGCCCGGCATTTCGATGTCGACGCCGAATCGGCCCTGCGCGACGGCAACCGCAAATTCAGCCAGAGGTTCCGCTATATCGAGGAGCGCGTCGCCGCCCTGGGCAAGACCCTGGACGAAACCACCCTGGCCGAGATGGACGCGCTGTGGGACGAGGCCAAGCGCTGGGGCACCCGGTCCTGA
- a CDS encoding PEP-CTERM sorting domain-containing protein, which produces MKADLGLVRFTQTAIVKFYSCSPFPKYAIRLYFHLFVFSGIFIFWLDFCYSIPTSEVGLKIGLPTTKHNLIDSVGTDSMKKLRTLLFAAPFLAFSALAPSVDAAPILVGSGPYTGISGIDISGTSYDVTFIEGAYDSLSSTHFGLTQGNDTLANAIASAIANVLLAGPTTRAQVYGLTGTGSGSSILIPVGIGFPFGSGTPFVVGSQVHSDFAPSNWQVGTSPTPLNSPTNDTTTGDLVYVDVTLSAAAVPEPTSLALFAAGLAAAAVRRKPA; this is translated from the coding sequence TTGAAAGCTGATCTAGGTCTGGTCCGTTTCACGCAAACCGCCATCGTAAAATTTTACAGTTGCTCGCCGTTCCCTAAATACGCCATCCGGCTATATTTCCATCTTTTTGTTTTCTCTGGTATTTTTATATTTTGGCTTGATTTTTGCTATAGCATTCCGACCAGCGAAGTCGGCCTAAAAATTGGCCTACCAACCACCAAGCATAACCTTATTGATTCAGTAGGTACGGATTCAATGAAAAAACTCAGAACCCTCCTCTTCGCCGCCCCCTTCCTTGCATTCTCCGCCCTCGCACCTAGCGTGGACGCGGCCCCCATACTCGTCGGATCCGGGCCATATACTGGAATATCCGGTATCGACATCTCGGGCACCAGCTACGACGTGACCTTCATAGAAGGCGCCTATGATTCGCTGTCTTCCACCCATTTCGGACTGACCCAAGGAAACGACACCTTGGCGAACGCTATAGCTTCCGCCATCGCAAACGTCCTGCTCGCCGGTCCCACCACGCGGGCACAGGTTTACGGGCTGACCGGAACAGGATCGGGTAGCTCAATCCTGATACCCGTCGGCATCGGTTTCCCATTCGGTTCTGGCACACCGTTTGTCGTCGGATCCCAAGTGCATTCGGATTTCGCCCCCAGCAATTGGCAAGTAGGCACATCGCCGACGCCGCTAAACTCTCCGACCAATGACACCACCACGGGCGACCTGGTCTACGTGGACGTCACGCTCTCGGCGGCGGCGGTTCCAGAACCCACCTCCCTCGCGCTCTTCGCCGCCGGCCTCGCCGCCGCCGCCGTCCGCCGCAAACCCGCTTGA
- a CDS encoding acetyltransferase, whose protein sequence is MYLKQKKDGHLVEVLGLNDLVNPIHTQVIGRLHYGEEMQEPDKFPKTELIFPSGEALPQCWMDVHYRDQELHR, encoded by the coding sequence ATGTACCTCAAGCAGAAGAAAGACGGACATCTGGTTGAAGTGCTGGGCCTCAACGACCTCGTCAACCCGATCCACACCCAGGTCATCGGCCGCCTGCATTACGGCGAAGAAATGCAGGAACCCGATAAATTCCCCAAAACCGAGCTGATATTCCCGTCCGGCGAGGCGCTGCCCCAATGCTGGATGGATGTGCATTACCGCGATCAGGAGTTGCACCGCTAG
- a CDS encoding Ni/Fe hydrogenase subunit alpha: protein MYEHLETAANPENLKRIVIDPVTRVEGHGKVTLLLDEDNRVKQARLHIVEFRGFERFIQGRPYWELPIMVQRLCGICPVSHHLAAAKAVDQLVGVDQLTPTADKLRRLLHFGQMLQSHALHFFHLASPDLLFGFGSDLAKRNIVGVIQDYPDVGLKGVKLRKYGQEVIRMICGKRVHGTGAIAGGMNKALSAEERDYLLEGIAEAVQWSQEAVELAKRLHLADLEHNGQFAYIRSNFLSLIRADGAMDLYHGGLRARDDLGQDIFDHVDYRQYTDYLREEVRPWSYMKFPYIVSKGKENGWYRVGPLARVNNCDFIDTPLAEAARQDFMAHGAGGPVQGSLAFHWARMIEALHSAEGIQRYLLDPEILGTDLVVKGQKRYAGVGVIEAPRGTLFHHYQIDDQDLVVKANLIVSTTSNNQAMNESIRQVAATYLDGVEPTEGLLNHLEVAIRAYDPCLSCATHALGKMPLELEILDAEERVVSRLQRHA from the coding sequence ATGTACGAACATTTGGAAACCGCCGCCAACCCGGAAAACCTCAAGCGGATCGTGATCGATCCCGTCACCCGGGTCGAGGGACACGGCAAAGTCACCCTGCTCTTGGACGAGGACAACCGCGTCAAACAGGCCCGCCTCCATATCGTCGAATTCCGCGGCTTCGAGCGCTTCATCCAGGGCCGTCCCTATTGGGAACTGCCGATCATGGTGCAGCGCCTGTGCGGAATCTGCCCGGTCAGCCACCACCTCGCCGCCGCCAAGGCCGTGGACCAACTGGTCGGCGTCGATCAACTGACCCCGACCGCCGACAAGCTGCGCCGCCTGCTGCATTTCGGCCAGATGCTGCAATCCCACGCCCTGCATTTCTTCCACCTCGCCTCGCCCGATTTGTTGTTCGGCTTCGGCAGCGATTTGGCCAAGCGCAATATCGTCGGCGTGATCCAGGATTATCCCGACGTGGGGCTCAAGGGCGTGAAGCTCAGGAAATACGGCCAGGAAGTCATCCGTATGATCTGTGGGAAGCGCGTCCATGGCACCGGGGCCATCGCCGGCGGCATGAACAAGGCGCTCTCGGCGGAAGAACGCGATTATCTGCTGGAAGGCATCGCCGAGGCCGTCCAATGGAGCCAGGAAGCGGTGGAACTGGCCAAGCGCCTGCATCTCGCCGATCTGGAACATAACGGCCAGTTCGCCTATATCCGTTCCAATTTCCTCAGCCTGATCCGCGCGGATGGCGCGATGGACCTTTACCACGGGGGACTCCGCGCCCGCGACGACCTGGGACAGGACATCTTCGACCATGTCGATTACCGCCAATACACCGATTACCTGCGCGAGGAGGTGCGGCCCTGGTCCTATATGAAATTCCCTTACATCGTGTCCAAGGGCAAGGAAAACGGCTGGTACCGGGTCGGTCCCCTGGCCCGCGTCAACAACTGCGATTTCATCGACACCCCCTTGGCGGAAGCCGCCCGCCAGGATTTCATGGCCCATGGCGCGGGCGGGCCGGTGCAGGGTTCCCTGGCCTTCCATTGGGCACGGATGATCGAGGCCTTGCATTCCGCCGAAGGCATCCAGCGCTACCTGCTCGACCCGGAAATCCTGGGCACCGACCTCGTGGTCAAGGGCCAGAAGCGCTACGCGGGCGTGGGCGTGATCGAAGCCCCGCGCGGCACCTTGTTCCACCATTACCAGATCGACGACCAGGATCTGGTGGTGAAGGCCAATCTCATCGTTTCGACCACCAGCAATAACCAGGCGATGAACGAATCCATCCGCCAGGTGGCCGCGACCTATCTCGACGGGGTGGAACCGACCGAAGGCTTGCTCAACCATCTGGAAGTCGCCATCCGCGCCTACGATCCCTGCCTGTCCTGCGCCACCCACGCCCTGGGCAAGATGCCTTTGGAACTGGAAATCCTCGATGCCGAGGAGAGGGTCGTCTCCCGCCTGCAACGCCACGCCTGA